The DNA sequence ATGGGGCACCACCCCCAAGGACTTCCTGGAGCAGAAGGCCGCCATGGTCTGGACCACCACCGGCAACCTGACCAACATCCGCACCAATGCCAGCTTCCCCTTCGGCGTGGCGATGCTGCCGGGCATCAAGCATCCGGGCAGCCCCACTGGTGGCGGCAACTTCTACGTCTTCAACAAGACCTCGCCGGCCGAGCAGCAGGCCGCCATGAAGTTCATCCGCTTCGCCACCGAACCGGCGCGTGCTGCGCAGTGGTCGATTGCCACCGGCTACGTGGCGCCGCGCCAAGATGCCTGGGATACCCCGGAGATGAAGAAATATCTGCAGGACGTACCGGCCGCCGACGTCGCGCGCGAGCAGATGAAGTATGGCGTGGCTGAACTGTCCACCCACGACAACCAGCGCGTGACCAAGGCTCTGAACGACAATCTGCAGGCCGCCCTGTCCGGCACCAAGACGCCGCAAGCCGCCCTGAAGGATGCCCAGCGCGAAGCCGAGCGCATCCTGCGCAGCTACGGCCATTAAGGCGCCTACGTTGCACATGGCCTGCCCATGAAACGCCTGCCCTCCTCCGTGATCCCCTGGCTGCTGCTGTCGCCGGCGATGGTGTTGCTCTTCGCCTTCACGCACTACCCGGCACTGGCCACGCTCTGGCACAGTTTCTTGTCCACGCCCAAGGGAACCCGGCCGTCGGTCTTCGTCGGCCTGGAAAACTATCGCCTCATGGTGGACGATCCAGTGTTCTGGCAGGCCCTGTGCAACAACCTCTGGTTTGCCCTGGGCACCATCCCGCTGGCCATTGCCCTGGCCATCCTGATGGCGCTATGGGTCAACGAGAAACTGGCCGGGCGCGGGCTGCTGCGCCTGGCCTATTTCACCCCGACCGTGCTGCCGATGATCGCGGTGGCCAATATCTGGCTGTTCTTCTATACCCCGCAATACGGCTTGCTGGAGCAGATCACCGGCGCGCTCGGCCTGCCCTCGCACAACTGGCTGGGCAATCCCGATACGGTCCTGGGTGCGTTGATGGTGGTGGCGGTGTGGAAGGAAGCCGGCTTCTTCATGATCTTCTACCTGGCCGCCTTGCAGCAGATCTCACCGGTGCTAGCCGAAGCCGCCGCGCTGGAGGGGGCCTCGCGCTGGCAATACTTCTGGCGCGTGCAGTTCCCGCTGCTGATGCCCACCACGCTCTTCGTGTTGATCAACGCACTCATCAACGCTTTCCGGCTGGTGGATCACATCGTGGTGATGACCAAGGGTGGGCCGGACAATGCCAGCGCCCTGCTGCTTTACTACATATATGAAGTTGGCTTCGCCTTCTGGGACTCCTCCTATGCTGCAGCCCTGACAGTAGTGCTATTGGCACTACTGGGGCTGATCGCGCTAGTGAAGTTTCGTGTACTTGACCGCCGGACCCACTATCAATGATCGCGCCCACTTCTCCCTTCGCCGAGCGCCATCGCGCGCTGGAAACCATCTCCGCCTGGGTACTGGCGCTGCTGTGGCTGCTACCGCTGCTGTATGCCCTGTGGACCGCCTTCCATCCGGCTGCCTATGCCACGCGTCTGGTCCTGGATGCGCCACTGACCTTGCAGAACTTCGCCAACGCCTGGCAGGCCGCGCCCTTCCCGCGCTATTTCCTCAATACCTTCCTGCTGGTAACGATGATCCTGGCCGCGCAACTGGTGCTGGCCACCCTGGCGGCGTATGCCTTTGCCCGCTTCACGTTCCGGGGCAGCAATGTGATGTTCATGCTGGTGCTGCTGCAATTGATGGTGATGCCCGACATCCTGATCGTGGAGAACTACCAGACCATGAACCTGCTGGGCCTGCGCGACACCATCCTCGCCATCGGCCTGCCCTACTTCGCCTCGGCTTTCGGCATCTTTTTATTGCGCCAGACCTTCAAGACAGTGCCGCGCGAACTGGATGAAGCGGCCACCGTCGAGGGCGCCTCGCCCTGGCAGATCCTGATGCAGGTGTACGTACCGCTGGCCAAACCCATCTACATCGCCTTCGGGCTGGTGTCGGTGAGCACGCACTGGAACAACTTCCTGTGGCCGCTGATTGTGACCAATTCGGTGGAGTCGCGCCCGTTGACGGTGGGCTTGCAGGTGTTTTCCTCCACCGACCAAGGGGTGGACTGGTCCGTCATCACGGCCGCTACGCTGATGACTTCGGCACCACTGTTGCTGGCGTTCCTGCTGTTCCAGCGGCAGTTCGTGCAATCGTTC is a window from the Herbaspirillum rubrisubalbicans genome containing:
- a CDS encoding carbohydrate ABC transporter permease, with the protein product MKRLPSSVIPWLLLSPAMVLLFAFTHYPALATLWHSFLSTPKGTRPSVFVGLENYRLMVDDPVFWQALCNNLWFALGTIPLAIALAILMALWVNEKLAGRGLLRLAYFTPTVLPMIAVANIWLFFYTPQYGLLEQITGALGLPSHNWLGNPDTVLGALMVVAVWKEAGFFMIFYLAALQQISPVLAEAAALEGASRWQYFWRVQFPLLMPTTLFVLINALINAFRLVDHIVVMTKGGPDNASALLLYYIYEVGFAFWDSSYAAALTVVLLALLGLIALVKFRVLDRRTHYQ
- a CDS encoding carbohydrate ABC transporter permease; this translates as MIAPTSPFAERHRALETISAWVLALLWLLPLLYALWTAFHPAAYATRLVLDAPLTLQNFANAWQAAPFPRYFLNTFLLVTMILAAQLVLATLAAYAFARFTFRGSNVMFMLVLLQLMVMPDILIVENYQTMNLLGLRDTILAIGLPYFASAFGIFLLRQTFKTVPRELDEAATVEGASPWQILMQVYVPLAKPIYIAFGLVSVSTHWNNFLWPLIVTNSVESRPLTVGLQVFSSTDQGVDWSVITAATLMTSAPLLLAFLLFQRQFVQSFMRAGIR